In Luteitalea sp. TBR-22, one genomic interval encodes:
- a CDS encoding SulP family inorganic anion transporter, with the protein MSSSQPWKADLASGFLVFLIALPLCLGISMASGVPPTSGLVTAIVGGLLASFLGSARLTIKGPAAGLIVIALGAVTELGAGDPVAGYHRMLAVGVVAAVIQIVFALTKAGVVGDLMPSAVVHGMLAAIGVIIVSKQAHVLLGVVPEGKEPLHLLAEVPHSLLNLNPEVFLIGAVGLLILFGLPLLRAKWVRMVPAQMVVLVVAVPMALLFDLQHPHSYAVADHTYSIGPNFLIRLPASLLSAIALPDFSQVFSGTSLKYIVMFALVGTIESLLSVTAVDSLDPEKRTSDLNKDLLATGVANLVAASLGGLPMISEIVRSKANIDNGAKSHLSNFFHGAFLLASLALVPALLQMIPLTALAAMLIYTGLRLASPKEFMHVYHIGAEQLLIFVVTMLVTLTTDLLVGVGAGLVLKAALHVKNGAPLSRFFNAVVHEERDGDTVTLSVHDAAIFTNYLGLKRRIATLEPDVRRVVVDFDNAWVVDHTVLAKLDGLSRTWNDRTLELVGLDDHEASSHHPLAARRKDRRLVTA; encoded by the coding sequence ATGTCCTCGTCCCAGCCCTGGAAGGCGGATCTCGCGTCCGGCTTCCTCGTCTTCCTCATCGCGCTTCCCCTCTGCCTCGGCATCTCGATGGCCAGTGGCGTGCCCCCGACCTCCGGCCTGGTCACGGCCATCGTCGGCGGCCTGCTGGCATCGTTCCTGGGCAGTGCCCGCCTCACCATCAAGGGCCCGGCCGCGGGGCTGATCGTCATCGCGCTCGGCGCCGTGACCGAGCTCGGCGCGGGCGACCCGGTGGCCGGCTACCACCGCATGCTCGCCGTCGGCGTGGTCGCCGCGGTGATCCAGATCGTCTTCGCGCTGACCAAGGCCGGCGTGGTCGGCGACCTGATGCCGTCGGCCGTCGTGCACGGCATGCTCGCCGCCATCGGCGTGATCATCGTCTCCAAGCAGGCGCACGTGCTGCTCGGCGTGGTGCCCGAGGGCAAGGAACCGCTGCACCTGCTGGCAGAGGTGCCCCACAGCCTGCTGAACCTCAACCCGGAGGTGTTCCTGATCGGGGCCGTCGGCCTGCTGATCCTGTTCGGGCTGCCCCTCCTCCGCGCGAAGTGGGTGCGGATGGTGCCGGCGCAGATGGTGGTCCTGGTGGTCGCCGTGCCGATGGCGCTGCTGTTCGACCTGCAGCACCCCCACAGCTACGCGGTGGCCGATCACACCTACAGCATCGGCCCCAACTTCCTGATCCGCCTCCCGGCCTCGCTGCTCAGTGCCATCGCGCTGCCCGACTTCTCCCAGGTGTTCTCGGGGACGTCGCTGAAGTACATCGTGATGTTCGCGCTGGTGGGCACCATCGAGTCGCTGCTCAGCGTGACCGCCGTCGACTCGCTGGACCCGGAGAAGCGCACCAGCGACCTGAACAAGGACCTGCTCGCCACCGGGGTGGCCAACCTGGTGGCCGCCTCGCTCGGCGGGCTGCCGATGATCTCGGAAATCGTCCGCAGCAAGGCCAACATCGACAACGGCGCGAAGTCGCACCTGTCGAACTTCTTCCACGGCGCGTTCCTGCTCGCCTCGCTGGCGCTGGTGCCCGCGCTGCTGCAGATGATCCCGCTGACCGCCCTGGCCGCGATGCTGATCTACACGGGCCTCCGGCTCGCCTCGCCGAAGGAGTTCATGCACGTCTACCACATCGGCGCCGAGCAGCTGCTGATCTTCGTGGTGACGATGCTGGTGACGCTGACGACCGACCTGCTGGTGGGTGTCGGCGCGGGGCTGGTGCTGAAGGCGGCGTTGCACGTCAAGAACGGCGCGCCCCTGTCGCGGTTCTTCAACGCCGTGGTCCACGAGGAGCGCGACGGCGACACCGTCACGCTGTCGGTCCACGACGCGGCAATCTTCACCAACTACCTCGGCCTCAAGCGTCGCATCGCCACCCTCGAGCCCGACGTCCGCCGGGTGGTGGTCGACTTCGACAACGCCTGGGTGGTCGATCACACCGTGCTCGCCAAGCTCGATGGCCTGTCGCGCACCTGGAACGACCGTACACTGGAACTCGTGGGACTCGACGATCACGAGGCCTCGTCGCACCACCCGCTCGCTGCGCGCCGCAAGGACCGCCGGCTGGTGACCGCATGA
- a CDS encoding serine hydrolase, protein MLAPVLRLVGAVAIATVLATPTSAQVAPAAAGLPTGSPAEAGLSPERLARLHGRLDRFVADGEIAGAVSIVARRGRVVDVHVTGLRDREQHLPMTRDTIVRVYSMSKIVTTVAALILVEEGRLRLDDPIARYLPALKSPKVFAGGTAARPRLVPATRPITIRHLLTHTSGFAYGLAESPVDDMYRAKSLLTSPTSDAFIEKVAALPLIAQPGQRFYYGVNTDVLGVIVEKVSGQRLGEFMQARIFGPLGMVDTAFVVPPEKRSRLANLYQRDGTAPLAVAGVSPGSAGRTSVPYPDAEGRLFHSGGGGLFSTADDYLRFAQMLLEGGALGGARILGRKTVETMAADQNGRLPERTPSHLGFGFGVAMRLDHAGGAPAGSIGEYGWSGAATTLVDIDPQERLVAVLLTQVLPYDQPQIFAVYRAMLNAAIE, encoded by the coding sequence ATGCTCGCACCCGTGCTGCGCCTCGTCGGCGCGGTGGCCATCGCCACCGTGCTCGCCACGCCCACGTCCGCGCAGGTCGCCCCTGCCGCTGCCGGGCTGCCGACCGGCAGTCCCGCGGAGGCCGGCCTGTCGCCCGAGCGCCTCGCGCGCCTCCACGGGCGCCTCGACCGCTTCGTCGCCGACGGCGAGATCGCCGGCGCCGTGTCGATCGTTGCGCGCCGCGGCCGCGTCGTCGACGTGCACGTCACCGGCCTGCGCGATCGCGAGCAGCACCTGCCGATGACGCGCGACACCATCGTCCGGGTCTACTCCATGAGCAAGATCGTGACGACGGTCGCGGCCCTGATCCTGGTGGAGGAGGGGCGGCTGCGCCTCGACGACCCCATCGCGAGATACCTGCCGGCGTTGAAGTCGCCGAAGGTGTTCGCCGGCGGCACGGCCGCGCGGCCCCGGCTGGTGCCAGCGACACGGCCCATCACGATCCGCCACCTGCTCACCCATACGTCGGGTTTCGCCTACGGGCTTGCCGAGTCGCCCGTCGACGACATGTACCGCGCGAAGTCGCTGTTGACCTCGCCGACCAGCGACGCGTTCATCGAGAAGGTGGCCGCGCTGCCGCTCATCGCCCAGCCCGGCCAGCGCTTCTACTACGGCGTCAACACCGATGTGCTCGGCGTCATCGTCGAGAAGGTGAGTGGGCAGCGCCTCGGCGAGTTCATGCAGGCGCGCATCTTCGGACCGCTGGGCATGGTGGACACCGCGTTCGTGGTGCCACCGGAGAAGCGGTCGCGGCTGGCGAATCTGTACCAGCGGGATGGCACCGCCCCGCTGGCCGTCGCCGGCGTGTCGCCCGGCTCGGCGGGCCGGACGTCCGTGCCGTATCCCGATGCCGAGGGACGCCTGTTCCACTCGGGCGGCGGCGGGCTGTTCTCGACGGCCGACGACTACCTGCGGTTCGCACAGATGCTCCTCGAGGGCGGCGCGCTGGGTGGCGCTCGCATCCTCGGGCGCAAGACGGTCGAGACGATGGCCGCCGACCAGAACGGCCGGCTGCCCGAGCGCACGCCCTCGCACCTGGGGTTCGGCTTCGGCGTCGCGATGCGTCTCGACCACGCCGGCGGCGCGCCCGCCGGGTCGATCGGCGAGTACGGCTGGAGTGGCGCCGCCACCACGCTGGTCGACATCGATCCGCAGGAGCGCCTGGTGGCGGTGCTCCTCACCCAGGTGCTGCCCTACGACCAGCCGCAGATCTTCGCGGTCTACCGGGCGATGCTCAACGCGGCGATCGAGTGA
- a CDS encoding PIG-L deacetylase family protein, with protein MPRVLALMAHPDDIEITCAGTLILLKEAGWDVHMATMTAGDLGSSTMSAAAISRIRRREAAASAALLGAGYTCLGIEDLTIAHDARQKRIVTGLLRDVRPDLVITHPPVDYMADHEQTSYLARDAAFGSTIPNWKALPPVGVRARRAAPPCEHLPALLFADPIDLGTPSGARAAARYLVDISDVLERKAAMLAAHASQRAWLHEQHGEDEYLHWMRRIGVDRARDFARRGVTHAEGFVPYLGHAFPKDDVLTAALGKPRVKTLAI; from the coding sequence ATGCCTCGCGTCCTCGCGCTCATGGCGCATCCCGACGACATCGAGATCACCTGTGCCGGGACGCTCATCCTGCTCAAGGAGGCCGGGTGGGACGTCCACATGGCCACCATGACGGCGGGCGACCTCGGGTCGTCGACGATGTCGGCGGCGGCGATCTCGCGCATCCGCCGCAGGGAGGCCGCGGCCTCCGCGGCGTTGCTCGGCGCCGGCTACACCTGCCTCGGCATCGAGGACCTCACCATCGCCCACGACGCGCGGCAGAAGCGCATCGTGACGGGCCTGCTGCGCGACGTGCGGCCCGACCTGGTGATCACGCACCCGCCGGTCGACTACATGGCCGACCACGAGCAGACGTCGTACCTGGCGCGCGACGCGGCGTTCGGCTCGACGATCCCGAACTGGAAGGCGCTCCCACCGGTCGGCGTGCGCGCGCGCAGGGCGGCGCCGCCCTGCGAGCACCTGCCGGCACTGCTCTTCGCCGACCCGATCGATCTCGGCACGCCGTCGGGCGCTCGGGCCGCGGCGCGCTACCTGGTGGACATCTCGGACGTGCTCGAGCGGAAGGCCGCGATGCTGGCCGCGCACGCCTCGCAGCGCGCCTGGCTGCACGAGCAGCACGGCGAGGACGAGTACCTGCACTGGATGCGGCGGATCGGCGTCGATCGGGCGCGCGACTTCGCGCGCCGCGGCGTGACGCACGCCGAGGGTTTCGTGCCGTACCTCGGGCACGCCTTCCCGAAGGACGACGTCCTCACCGCGGCGCTGGGGAAGCCCCGGGTGAAGACCCTGGCAATTTGA
- a CDS encoding sensor histidine kinase → MTTPAAFFSPRRVLRGLTTGFALVVLLLVAAVYVGYQGSRSIHDDARELVREHLLTSGRGAELERSIEQRSKSLLDDLEMVLGLCLVIAMTSAAAAIWTTQRAFQRLEWHAAELSRVSWHMLQDQEMTARRFSHEMHDELGQTLTGLRGMLKQLSPEAFEARRQECVGILDEALTGVRELSQLLRPVILDDFGLDAGLRWLVHRFAERTGILVRYESNFEGRLVEEDETHLFRIAQEALTNVARHARATEADVRLRVSDDVVTLTIADNGRGLPIAIRKPSLGMVGMRARARHIGGEFEVTARPEGGLLLSVSAPARPVVPEDNDQEDTNPAG, encoded by the coding sequence GTGACGACACCCGCCGCGTTCTTCTCGCCACGCCGCGTGCTGCGCGGGCTGACGACCGGGTTCGCGCTCGTCGTGCTGTTGCTGGTCGCCGCCGTGTACGTGGGCTACCAGGGGTCACGGTCGATCCACGACGACGCGCGCGAGCTGGTGCGGGAGCACCTGCTCACGTCAGGCCGTGGCGCCGAGCTCGAGCGATCGATCGAGCAGCGATCCAAGTCGCTGCTCGACGACCTGGAGATGGTGCTCGGCCTGTGCCTCGTCATCGCGATGACGTCGGCCGCCGCGGCCATCTGGACCACCCAGCGCGCGTTCCAGCGTCTCGAGTGGCACGCCGCCGAGCTCAGTCGCGTGTCCTGGCACATGCTGCAGGACCAGGAGATGACCGCCCGGCGCTTCTCGCACGAGATGCACGACGAGCTCGGGCAGACGCTCACCGGCCTGCGCGGCATGCTGAAGCAGCTCTCGCCCGAGGCGTTCGAGGCGCGCCGACAGGAGTGCGTCGGCATCCTCGACGAGGCGCTGACCGGCGTGCGCGAGCTGTCGCAGCTGCTCCGCCCGGTCATCCTCGACGACTTCGGCCTCGACGCCGGGTTGCGCTGGCTCGTGCACCGGTTCGCCGAGCGGACGGGCATCCTGGTGCGCTACGAGTCCAACTTCGAGGGGCGACTCGTCGAGGAGGACGAGACGCACCTGTTCCGGATCGCGCAGGAAGCACTCACCAACGTCGCGCGCCATGCCAGGGCCACCGAGGCCGACGTCCGTCTGCGGGTGTCCGATGATGTCGTGACGCTCACGATCGCCGACAATGGGCGCGGGCTCCCCATCGCCATCCGCAAGCCCAGCCTGGGCATGGTCGGCATGCGCGCCCGGGCCAGGCACATCGGCGGCGAGTTCGAGGTGACGGCGCGGCCGGAGGGCGGCCTGCTGCTCTCGGTGAGCGCGCCCGCCCGTCCCGTGGTGCCGGAGGACAATGACCAGGAAGACACGAATCCTGCTGGCTGA
- a CDS encoding Gfo/Idh/MocA family protein, whose protein sequence is MSEMRIGIVGLGWVAGAHIETFKHVKGAAVTAVCSRRSLEPGALQARYGIPLKAYTDYQQMLADPDIDAIDICTPHPYHAEQAIAAANAGKHLIIEKPIALSWEDAVRVRDAIRANGVKAMVCFEVRYSAQFTLTRSIVEQGLLGHLHYGEVDYFHGIGPWYGQYPWNIKKDMGASSLLTAGCHAMDILLMLMQAPVAEVTALGTTSTSEYFTPYEYPTTTVSLLKFADGRVGKVTSCIDCLQPYYFHSHLVGSHGTLLDTKLHTTKLPGMIKTKWSELATHPIDSGDVSDHPYQPQFQAFVDATAAGTSMPLTDFDTALESHRVAYAADLSIELGRTVKLAELA, encoded by the coding sequence ATGAGTGAGATGAGAATCGGGATCGTCGGCCTCGGCTGGGTGGCCGGCGCGCACATCGAGACGTTCAAGCACGTGAAGGGCGCCGCGGTCACCGCCGTGTGCTCGCGCCGCAGCCTCGAGCCCGGCGCGCTGCAGGCCCGGTACGGCATCCCCCTGAAGGCCTACACCGACTACCAGCAGATGCTGGCCGACCCCGACATCGACGCGATCGACATCTGCACGCCGCATCCGTACCACGCCGAGCAGGCCATCGCCGCCGCCAACGCCGGCAAGCACCTGATCATCGAGAAGCCGATCGCGCTGTCGTGGGAGGACGCCGTGCGGGTGCGCGACGCCATCCGCGCCAACGGCGTCAAGGCGATGGTGTGCTTCGAGGTGCGCTACAGCGCCCAGTTCACGCTCACGCGGTCGATCGTCGAGCAGGGACTCCTCGGTCACCTCCACTATGGCGAGGTGGACTACTTTCACGGCATCGGGCCCTGGTACGGCCAGTATCCCTGGAACATCAAGAAGGACATGGGCGCCTCGAGCCTGCTCACCGCCGGCTGCCACGCGATGGACATCCTGCTGATGCTCATGCAGGCGCCGGTGGCCGAGGTGACGGCGCTCGGCACGACGTCGACCAGCGAGTACTTCACGCCCTACGAGTACCCGACCACGACCGTGAGCCTGCTCAAGTTCGCCGACGGTCGCGTCGGCAAGGTCACTTCCTGCATCGACTGCCTGCAGCCCTACTACTTCCACTCGCACCTGGTCGGCAGCCACGGCACGCTGCTCGACACGAAGCTGCACACGACGAAGCTGCCCGGGATGATCAAGACGAAGTGGAGCGAGCTGGCCACCCATCCGATCGACTCGGGCGACGTCAGCGATCATCCGTACCAGCCGCAGTTCCAGGCCTTCGTCGACGCCACCGCGGCCGGCACGTCGATGCCGCTCACCGACTTCGACACGGCCCTCGAGAGCCATCGCGTCGCGTACGCGGCCGACCTGTCGATCGAGCTCGGGCGCACCGTCAAGCTCGCGGAGCTGGCCTAG
- the meaB gene encoding methylmalonyl Co-A mutase-associated GTPase MeaB: MTARPGRLSVDAYVEGVLRGDRAVLARAITLVESERPEDAPDAAAVLDAVLPHAGHSHRVGITGVPGVGKSTFIDALGMHLVRDRGERVAVLSVDPSSPLSGGSILGDKTRMERLALEDAAYIRPSPSRGVLGGVARRTRETILLCEAAGFGTILVETVGVGQSETAVRSMTDFFLLLMLPGAGDELQGIKRGIIEMVDAIAINKADGDMRARADRARVEYRAALHLFPAAADGWAPPVLTCSALAGDGIAALWDVVGQHRAHVEANGFFARRRSAQSLAWMRELVGSGLEAAFRTHPGVAEALPGLEAAVAAGRTTAFAAARDLLARFRAT, translated from the coding sequence GTGACCGCTCGACCCGGCAGGCTGTCGGTCGACGCCTACGTCGAGGGCGTGCTGCGCGGCGACCGCGCGGTACTCGCGCGGGCGATCACGCTGGTCGAGAGCGAGCGTCCCGAGGACGCGCCCGACGCCGCGGCGGTGCTCGATGCGGTGCTCCCGCACGCAGGGCATTCGCATCGCGTCGGGATCACGGGCGTGCCTGGTGTCGGCAAGAGCACCTTCATCGACGCCCTCGGCATGCACCTGGTGCGCGACCGGGGCGAGCGGGTCGCGGTGCTCAGCGTCGATCCCTCCAGTCCGCTCTCGGGCGGCAGCATCCTGGGCGACAAGACGCGCATGGAGCGGCTCGCGCTCGAGGACGCGGCATACATCCGGCCGTCGCCGTCGCGCGGCGTGCTCGGCGGCGTCGCGCGCCGGACGCGCGAGACCATCCTGCTGTGCGAGGCGGCCGGCTTCGGCACCATCCTGGTCGAGACGGTGGGCGTGGGGCAGTCGGAGACGGCGGTCCGCTCGATGACCGACTTCTTCCTGCTGCTGATGCTGCCTGGCGCCGGCGACGAGTTGCAGGGCATCAAGCGCGGCATCATCGAGATGGTGGACGCGATCGCCATCAACAAGGCCGACGGCGACATGCGCGCGCGTGCCGATCGCGCCCGCGTCGAGTACCGTGCCGCGCTGCACCTGTTCCCGGCCGCCGCCGACGGCTGGGCCCCGCCCGTGCTCACCTGTTCCGCGCTGGCCGGCGACGGGATCGCGGCGCTGTGGGACGTGGTCGGGCAGCACCGCGCCCACGTCGAAGCCAACGGCTTCTTCGCGCGCCGCCGCTCCGCGCAATCGCTGGCCTGGATGCGCGAGCTGGTCGGCAGTGGCCTCGAGGCGGCGTTCCGCACCCACCCCGGCGTGGCCGAGGCGCTGCCCGGTCTCGAGGCGGCCGTCGCGGCGGGCCGGACCACCGCCTTCGCTGCGGCGCGCGACCTGCTGGCGCGTTTTCGCGCGACGTAG
- a CDS encoding histidine phosphatase family protein, translating into MPTTRLFLVRHGATQLTAENRFSGAVGVDLSDEGRWQAARLGERLRHDPVTAVYSSPLSRTMETATIIGSVFGLTPQPREGLAEISHGRWEGLTRAEVEERYGDEYAAWEEDPFTFAPEGGESGVAVLARALPVIRELVTRHQGENVLVVSHKATIRILLSSLLGFDARGYRDRLDQAPACLNVLDFKDAVRARLMLFNDTSHYAHHQRPAHGNLSRWWDGAPTRHP; encoded by the coding sequence GTGCCGACCACCCGCCTCTTCCTCGTGCGCCATGGCGCAACGCAACTGACCGCCGAGAACCGCTTCTCGGGCGCCGTCGGCGTGGACCTCTCCGACGAGGGGCGCTGGCAGGCGGCGCGGCTGGGCGAGCGGCTCCGCCACGATCCGGTCACCGCCGTCTACAGCAGCCCGCTGTCGCGCACGATGGAGACGGCGACCATCATCGGCAGCGTGTTCGGCCTCACGCCGCAGCCACGCGAAGGCCTGGCCGAGATCAGTCACGGACGATGGGAAGGCCTGACTCGCGCCGAGGTGGAGGAGCGCTACGGCGACGAGTACGCGGCGTGGGAAGAGGATCCTTTCACCTTTGCGCCGGAGGGCGGCGAGTCGGGGGTTGCGGTGCTGGCGCGGGCGCTGCCGGTCATCCGCGAACTCGTCACGCGACATCAGGGCGAGAACGTGCTGGTGGTGTCGCACAAGGCGACCATCCGCATCCTGCTCAGCAGCCTGCTCGGCTTCGACGCTCGCGGCTACCGCGATCGGCTGGATCAGGCGCCGGCCTGCCTGAACGTGCTCGACTTCAAGGACGCGGTGCGGGCGCGCCTGATGCTGTTCAACGACACGTCGCACTACGCCCATCACCAGCGGCCCGCGCACGGCAACCTCTCGCGCTGGTGGGACGGGGCGCCGACGCGTCACCCGTGA
- a CDS encoding alginate export family protein — protein MSKILPLLLLLLGTVVAPVAAQDVPPPDPLNARLPAWARVTASTRVRLDSDHLLERARLGVRLTPWRQVQLVAEVQDARAFGYDRTDGSVRDVLDVRQAWVGVGREQGWADLKVGRQKLAFGSERVIGGAEWGNTGRVFDAARLAVHHGGARVDLLAAAVVTNEPESPDHRQQGHTLLGAYGSITTLVPHATVEPYVLIRHLPTATGELGSRGSARSDTLGTRMIGALGAAWSYEGEVLVQRGHVASSDLRTWAGLAQVQRRFADARWSPSVLLEANYASGDHDRADGEVGTFDQLYPTNHAIYGVADRVGRRNTRNGRAGLALRPSSAFTLKVEGNAFWLADSHDALYAASGAVAVKAVPGGAISSFVGHELDVIADYRLSRHYDVGAQVGHLFPGAFLDTYDTAVHHTFYCAFVNVQL, from the coding sequence ATGTCGAAGATTCTCCCCCTGCTGCTGTTGCTCCTGGGAACCGTCGTCGCGCCGGTGGCTGCGCAGGACGTCCCGCCACCCGATCCGCTGAACGCCCGCCTGCCCGCGTGGGCCCGCGTGACGGCCTCGACCCGCGTGCGCCTGGACAGCGACCACCTCCTCGAACGAGCCCGCCTGGGCGTGCGGCTCACCCCGTGGCGGCAGGTGCAGTTGGTGGCCGAAGTGCAGGATGCGCGCGCCTTCGGCTACGACCGGACCGACGGCAGCGTGCGCGACGTGCTCGACGTCCGGCAGGCCTGGGTGGGCGTCGGCCGGGAACAGGGCTGGGCGGACCTGAAGGTCGGGCGGCAGAAGCTCGCCTTCGGCAGCGAGCGGGTGATCGGCGGCGCGGAGTGGGGCAACACCGGACGGGTGTTCGACGCGGCGCGCCTGGCGGTGCACCACGGCGGGGCGCGCGTCGACCTGCTCGCGGCTGCCGTGGTCACCAATGAGCCGGAGAGCCCCGACCATCGGCAGCAGGGGCACACGCTCCTCGGCGCTTACGGGTCGATCACCACGCTGGTCCCGCACGCGACCGTCGAACCGTACGTCCTGATCAGGCACCTGCCGACCGCCACCGGCGAGCTCGGCTCACGCGGGTCGGCACGCAGCGACACCCTGGGCACCCGGATGATCGGGGCGCTCGGCGCTGCCTGGAGCTACGAGGGCGAGGTCCTCGTGCAGCGAGGCCACGTGGCCAGCAGCGACCTGCGGACATGGGCCGGGCTGGCGCAGGTCCAGCGACGCTTCGCCGACGCGCGCTGGTCGCCCTCGGTGCTCCTCGAGGCCAACTACGCGTCGGGCGACCACGACCGGGCCGACGGCGAGGTCGGGACCTTCGACCAGCTCTACCCCACCAATCACGCGATCTACGGCGTGGCCGACCGGGTCGGCCGACGGAACACGCGCAACGGGCGCGCCGGCCTCGCGCTCCGGCCCTCCAGCGCGTTCACGCTCAAGGTGGAGGGCAACGCCTTCTGGCTGGCCGACAGCCACGACGCGCTGTACGCGGCCAGCGGCGCCGTCGCCGTGAAGGCGGTGCCGGGCGGGGCGATCTCCTCGTTCGTGGGCCACGAGCTCGACGTCATCGCCGACTATCGGCTGTCGCGGCACTACGACGTCGGCGCCCAAGTCGGCCACCTGTTCCCCGGCGCCTTCCTCGACACCTACGACACGGCCGTGCACCACACCTTCTACTGCGCGTTCGTCAACGTCCAGCTGTGA
- a CDS encoding rhodanese-like domain-containing protein: MQLDPSYDRQVRQVSPEDAAALVAAGARVLDVRTPQEYSGLGHIPGATLLPVQIIASAPAILEDPTAPVLVTCEHAVRSKVATRLLAQAGFTQVHELATGMAGWEGERAYEPQPMVGPSPWLFECGDLIPRSGRALDVASGRGRHALLLASTGLQVTAVDRDAEALARLQAQADRLELPVTTRVVDLETGTPDLGDDGYDLVVVTRYLHRPLVPQLLLSLAPGGLLLYETFLAQQAEVGHPKNPDFLLQPGELRQLVAPLEILREFEGEFDGQWIAAIAARR, from the coding sequence ATGCAACTCGACCCGTCATACGACAGGCAGGTGCGGCAGGTCTCGCCCGAGGACGCGGCAGCCCTGGTGGCCGCCGGGGCACGCGTGCTCGACGTGCGGACGCCGCAGGAGTACAGCGGGCTCGGCCACATCCCGGGCGCCACGCTGCTGCCGGTGCAGATCATCGCCAGCGCCCCCGCCATCCTCGAGGATCCCACGGCCCCGGTGCTGGTGACGTGCGAACACGCCGTGCGCAGCAAGGTCGCGACGCGGCTGCTCGCACAGGCCGGCTTCACGCAGGTGCACGAGCTTGCGACGGGCATGGCCGGCTGGGAGGGCGAGCGCGCCTACGAGCCACAGCCGATGGTCGGCCCCTCGCCCTGGCTGTTCGAGTGCGGCGACCTCATCCCGCGCAGCGGCCGGGCGCTCGACGTCGCCTCCGGCCGCGGGCGCCACGCGCTGCTCCTGGCATCGACAGGCCTGCAGGTGACCGCCGTCGATCGCGACGCCGAGGCGCTCGCACGCCTGCAGGCGCAGGCCGACCGGCTGGAACTGCCCGTCACCACGCGCGTCGTGGACCTCGAGACGGGAACGCCCGACCTCGGCGACGACGGCTACGACCTGGTCGTCGTCACGCGCTACCTGCACCGGCCGCTGGTGCCGCAGCTGCTGCTGTCGCTCGCACCCGGCGGGCTGCTGCTGTACGAGACGTTCCTCGCGCAGCAGGCCGAGGTGGGACACCCGAAGAATCCCGACTTCCTGCTCCAGCCCGGCGAGTTGCGTCAGCTGGTGGCGCCGCTCGAGATCCTGCGGGAGTTCGAGGGCGAGTTCGACGGCCAGTGGATTGCCGCCATCGCCGCCCGACGTTAG
- a CDS encoding response regulator transcription factor, producing MVRRGFGLILSAQPDLEVVAEAHNGREALERAVETEPDVVIMDVSMPELNGIDGTRRILDAVPRARILALSMHRDAVYVREMLRAGAKGYLVKDADDESLIDAVRAVARGDAYLSPSVADTVLADYRRHVTNPLDLLTPREREVLQLVAEGRTNKEIATLLSLSVYTVDSHRSRLMEKLNLNSSGELVRFAIRNGLIA from the coding sequence GTGGTGCGACGCGGTTTCGGGCTGATCCTCTCGGCGCAGCCCGACCTGGAGGTCGTGGCCGAGGCACACAACGGCCGCGAGGCGCTCGAGCGCGCCGTCGAGACCGAGCCCGACGTGGTGATCATGGACGTCTCCATGCCGGAGCTGAACGGCATCGACGGCACGCGCCGGATCCTCGACGCTGTGCCGCGGGCGCGCATCCTCGCCCTGAGCATGCACCGCGACGCCGTGTACGTGCGGGAGATGCTGCGCGCCGGCGCGAAGGGCTACCTGGTGAAGGACGCCGACGACGAGTCGCTCATCGACGCGGTGCGCGCGGTGGCGCGTGGCGATGCGTACCTGAGTCCGTCAGTGGCCGACACGGTACTGGCCGACTACCGACGGCACGTCACCAACCCGCTGGACCTGCTCACCCCGCGCGAGCGCGAGGTCCTGCAGCTGGTGGCCGAAGGGCGCACCAACAAGGAAATCGCCACCCTGCTCTCGCTCAGCGTCTACACGGTGGACTCGCACCGCAGCCGCCTGATGGAGAAGCTGAACCTCAACTCCAGCGGCGAACTGGTGCGCTTCGCGATCAGGAACGGCCTGATCGCCTAG